The genomic DNA TCTATATAATTTCTTGTATGAGGCTGTACACCTACTTCTACACCTAATTTTATCTTTATCTCTTTACTGTATCTCTCTTTTATCTCTTCTATTTTCTCTGTGTATTTTTTAAGATCCAATATCCATTTTCCTGTAATCCCTTCCATGTCATACTCAAAATGGTCAGTGATAGCTATCTCTTCCAATCCCATATCTATTGCATATCTTACCAGGTCATCTATATTTTCAATTGAATCTCCTGAAAACTCACTGTGCATATGGTAGTCACTTAAAATCATATCTTTCTCCCTCTGATTTTTAATTTAAAACTTTAAGTTCATTTTTTAAAAACATTACCTCTACCTCTGAACCTATTGTATATACCTTATATTCTCCTCTGTTTAACAGATCTACTGTTATCTCTACGCCATTAATAGTTGTAAGATATCTTATTACATTTCCAAGGATATTTATTCCCTTTATCACTGCCTTTTTACAGATAAAATGATCCCGAATATAATTTCTTGTACTTTCCTTTATATATATAGCTTCAGGCCTTATAGCTAGAAGTTTCACATCTTTTTCTGGAAATAATGCTTTAATCTCATTCTCTTCAAATATATTATAGTTTCCAATAAATTTAGCCAAAAACAAGCTGTTTGGTGATGTATACACCTCTTCAGGAGTACCCATCTGCACTATATTTCCTCTGTCCATTACAAAGATTCTATCTGAAATAGTAAGTGCCTCTTCCTGGTCATGTGTTACAAATATTGTAGTGATATCAAGCTTTCTCTGAATCTTTTTAAGTTCATCTCTTAGCTCTTTTCTGACCTTTGCATCAAGTGCTGACAGAGGTTCATCTAACAGTAAAATCTTAGGTTCCATTACAACAGATCTTGCAATAGCTGTTCTCTGTTTCTGTCCTCCACTTAATTCATGTGGCATATGATGCTCTTTTCCCTCCAGTTGAACTAAAGAGATTACATTTTTTACCCTTTTATCTATCTCTTCTTTCCCAAGAACTTTTACTCTTAAGCCAAAAGCTATATTTTCATATACATCAAGATTTGGAAAAAGTGCATAGTTTTGAAATACCATTCCTATTCCTCTATCTTTAGGAGATTTTCTGCTTATCTCCTCTCCATTTACAAAAATATTTCCATTATCTATTGTATTGAGTCCAGCTATACATCTTAAAAGCGTTGATTTTCCACATCCACTTGGGCCAAGAAGAGTTATAAATTCTCCCTTTTTTATCTCAAAATTTATATTCTTAAAAATATTTTCTTTACCATAGCTCTTCTCAAGGTTCTTTACTGTTATAAATTCCATTATTTATCTCCTTTTTCTCTATTAAATCCAAATCCTAAAAATGTGATTACAAATATCATCAGAAAATACACTGTTACAACAGCACTGGAAAAATGTCCACTGACTCCAGTACGGATACTGTTGATATACATCTGCATAGTCTGATATTTTCCTCCTACAAGCATATTTACAAGTAGGAATTCTCCAAATAGAATTGAGAATGTAAGAAGAAGTGATACAATTATTCCTTTCCTCATATTTGGAAGTATAAGTCTGATAAAAGCCTTTGGAGTTGATGCTCCTAAAATATTGGCACTCTCTATTATCTCCCTCATGGGAATTGCATTCATACTGTTTTTTATACCTCTATACATAAATGGAAAGGCAAGAACAAAGTAAACACCAATAAGTATATATAGAGTTCCTGTGATTTCCAAAATCCCATTTGAATATATTTTCATAAGTCCAACTACTGAAACTGCTCCAGGTATTGAAAAGCATAGAAGTACTAAAAACTCCATAAGTTTTTCCATTTTAGGAAAATAGTAAGAGGTTACAAATATAGTTGGTACCATTATCACAACAATAAAAACAAGGGATATAAAGCAGATATATACTGTCCTGAACATAGCTTTTAAAAGAAATTGAGATTTCATAATTTCAAAATACCATTTTATTGTAAATCCATCTGGAAATATTGTTCCACTCCAGTTGGTACTTAAAGAGTAAAGAGCTGTTCCCACTACTGGTAAAAAAATATTATCATTATAACTGTAACTATAATTCCATGCTTATTAACTTTCATATCTCTTACCTCTCTTTATAAATATCTCATTTATAGCTGTAGCTGAAATCAAGAATATTGCAAGAACAACAGCAAGGGCACTTGCAAGTCCAGGTTCATATGATGTCTCTCCACCAATATAACTTGTAATTCTAATTGTCATAACATTATAGTTTCCACTTGTTAAGGCTAAAGTACATGCATATGCTCCCATTGCATTGGCAAATAGAATAAGAGCTGTCCCTGTAATTTCAGGGATAAGCACAGGTATACCTATTTTTCTCCAGTAAGTAAATTTGCCTGCTCCAAGTATATATGCCATCTCTTCCCACTCCTTTTGCAATTTTGAAAAGCTTGGATAGAGAAGAAGTATTCCTAATGGAATTTGAAAGTAGGTATACATAAGCAAAAGACCATCTCTTGAAAAAAGATTGAATCCATGGAGAAGCCCCATATTTTTAAGTATCACTGTCATTACTCCATTTAACCCAAAGAGTATTACAAAGGAAAAGGCAAGTGGGATT from Fusobacterium sp. DD2 includes the following:
- a CDS encoding ABC transporter ATP-binding protein, with amino-acid sequence MEFITVKNLEKSYGKENIFKNINFEIKKGEFITLLGPSGCGKSTLLRCIAGLNTIDNGNIFVNGEEISRKSPKDRGIGMVFQNYALFPNLDVYENIAFGLRVKVLGKEEIDKRVKNVISLVQLEGKEHHMPHELSGGQKQRTAIARSVVMEPKILLLDEPLSALDAKVRKELRDELKKIQRKLDITTIFVTHDQEEALTISDRIFVMDRGNIVQMGTPEEVYTSPNSLFLAKFIGNYNIFEENEIKALFPEKDVKLLAIRPEAIYIKESTRNYIRDHFICKKAVIKGINILGNVIRYLTTINGVEITVDLLNRGEYKVYTIGSEVEVMFLKNELKVLN
- a CDS encoding ABC transporter permease subunit; protein product: MGTALYSLSTNWSGTIFPDGFTIKWYFEIMKSQFLLKAMFRTVYICFISLVFIVVIMVPTIFVTSYYFPKMEKLMEFLVLLCFSIPGAVSVVGLMKIYSNGILEITGTLYILIGVYFVLAFPFMYRGIKNSMNAIPMREIIESANILGASTPKAFIRLILPNMRKGIIVSLLLTFSILFGEFLLVNMLVGGKYQTMQMYINSIRTGVSGHFSSAVVTVYFLMIFVITFLGFGFNREKGDK
- a CDS encoding ABC transporter permease subunit, with amino-acid sequence MNKTWGNSEKRKAMLILLPFFILMIMFEVLPFINVVAGSFFAIGGIPTLNNYAVVFRSNFLGQAIRNSLELSIYSTIFGMIIAFQGAYSLNRLRYSSRKYAVLLINMISNFNGIPLAFSFVILFGLNGVMTVILKNMGLLHGFNLFSRDGLLLMYTYFQIPLGILLLYPSFSKLQKEWEEMAYILGAGKFTYWRKIGIPVLIPEITGTALILFANAMGAYACTLALTSGNYNVMTIRITSYIGGETSYEPGLASALAVVLAIFLISATAINEIFIKRGKRYES